In Nocardioides marinus, one DNA window encodes the following:
- a CDS encoding urease accessory protein UreF produces MSGTVHADLVLMLLADARLPVAGHTQSGGLEPGTRDGLEAQDVPAYVDVRLRTVTEVEAATSVLAARLLQRGAPNTAWLDLEQAWEARTPSPALRDASRRQARALLRIARRTWPAAPAWEALAALEHPSRALALGALAGHLGLEGRAVAHLVGYDDVQTVCAAALKLLPLDPGSVVGWVVAALPAVEAMAARVSSVQDVDDLPATTHPLIEVWAQAHAATTRRLFHA; encoded by the coding sequence ATGTCCGGAACCGTGCACGCCGACCTCGTGCTGATGCTGCTCGCGGACGCGCGGCTGCCGGTTGCCGGCCACACGCAGTCCGGCGGCCTGGAGCCCGGGACCCGTGACGGGCTCGAGGCGCAGGACGTGCCGGCGTACGTCGACGTGCGGCTGCGCACCGTCACCGAGGTCGAGGCCGCGACCTCGGTCCTCGCCGCACGCCTGCTGCAGAGGGGCGCCCCGAACACCGCGTGGCTGGACCTCGAGCAGGCCTGGGAGGCCCGGACCCCGAGCCCTGCGCTGCGCGACGCCTCCCGCCGACAGGCCCGGGCACTGCTGCGGATCGCCCGCCGCACCTGGCCGGCCGCCCCCGCCTGGGAGGCGCTGGCCGCGCTGGAGCATCCCAGCCGGGCCCTGGCCCTCGGCGCGCTCGCCGGGCACCTCGGGCTCGAGGGACGCGCGGTCGCCCACCTCGTGGGGTACGACGACGTCCAGACCGTCTGCGCGGCGGCCCTCAAGCTGCTCCCCCTCGACCCCGGCTCGGTCGTCGGCTGGGTCGTGGCGGCCTTGCCGGCGGTCGAGGCGATGGCCGCGCGGGTCTCCTCCGTGCAGGACGTCGACGACCTGCCCGCGACCACCCACCCACTGATCGAGGTGTGGGCGCAGGCCCACGCCGCCACCACCAGGAGGCTGTTCCATGCCTGA
- the urtD gene encoding urea ABC transporter ATP-binding protein UrtD translates to MSVQTHRPDELGHDYLEIRGLTVDFDGFKAIDGVDLTLLQGRLHFLIGPNGAGKTTLVDAVTGLVQGTGRASYRNQDLLSMKSHRIVRAGVGRTFQTATVFEELSVLQNLDIAGGIHRSPWGMLRARRGVPAYVEEALATIGLSHLRDRPAGVLAHGQKQWLEIGMLLVQDAKVMLLDEPVAGMSAEEREQTGELLRRIGHERTIVVIEHDMDFVRSFADVVTVMHGGTVLAEGDVATIQADPRVQEVYLGHQGAEHPDPGTTDETTGEDQRA, encoded by the coding sequence ATGAGCGTGCAGACCCACCGGCCCGACGAGCTCGGGCACGACTACCTCGAGATCCGCGGCCTCACCGTCGACTTCGACGGCTTCAAGGCCATCGACGGAGTGGACCTGACCCTGCTGCAGGGACGACTGCACTTCCTCATCGGACCCAACGGCGCGGGCAAGACCACCCTGGTCGACGCGGTCACCGGCCTGGTCCAGGGCACCGGACGGGCGAGCTACCGCAACCAGGACCTGCTCTCGATGAAGTCCCACCGCATCGTGCGCGCCGGGGTCGGGCGTACCTTCCAGACCGCCACGGTCTTCGAGGAGCTCAGCGTCCTGCAGAACCTCGACATCGCCGGCGGCATCCACCGCAGCCCCTGGGGCATGCTGCGCGCGCGACGGGGCGTGCCGGCGTACGTCGAGGAGGCCCTGGCCACCATCGGCCTCTCCCACCTGCGCGACCGGCCCGCGGGCGTGCTGGCGCACGGGCAGAAGCAGTGGCTGGAGATAGGCATGCTGCTCGTGCAGGACGCGAAGGTGATGCTGCTCGACGAGCCGGTGGCGGGCATGAGCGCCGAGGAGCGCGAGCAGACCGGCGAGCTACTGCGCCGCATCGGCCACGAGCGCACGATCGTCGTGATCGAGCACGACATGGACTTCGTGCGCAGCTTCGCCGACGTCGTCACCGTCATGCACGGCGGCACCGTGCTCGCCGAGGGCGACGTCGCCACCATCCAGGCCGACCCCCGGGTCCAGGAGGTCTACCTGGGGCACCAGGGCGCCGAGCACCCGGACCCGGGGACGACCGACGAGACGACCGGGGAGGACCAGCGTGCTTGA
- a CDS encoding urease subunit gamma: MHLTPSETEKLLLAVAGMVARDRRERGVRLNYPETVALLSTWVVEEARAGASVSDLMERGREVLTRDEVMRGVPEMVRDVQVEATFPDGRKLVTLHHPIA, translated from the coding sequence GTGCACCTGACCCCCTCGGAGACCGAGAAGCTCCTGCTCGCCGTGGCCGGGATGGTCGCGCGCGACCGACGCGAGCGCGGCGTGCGGCTCAATTACCCCGAGACCGTTGCGTTGCTCTCGACCTGGGTGGTCGAGGAGGCGCGCGCCGGTGCCTCGGTGAGCGACCTGATGGAGCGCGGCCGCGAGGTGCTGACCCGCGACGAGGTGATGCGGGGGGTGCCGGAGATGGTCCGTGACGTGCAGGTCGAGGCCACCTTCCCCGACGGCCGCAAGCTCGTCACCCTTCACCACCCGATCGCATGA
- a CDS encoding YibE/F family protein — translation MGAHHPRHSSAEDSSGLHRLALLVIAPLAVITLVAMLWLWPDPLPEPEGQSRLPEVTGTVTGVDRVECEEELPDEVNGCGTAYVALDDAFLTGDLARGGDLEVPLPNGPGAPEVSEGDGVVLISTETPDGTTWAVVDHQRGSQLWMLALAFVVALIAFGRLRGVTALVGLGVTFLVLVLFVVPAILGGDPPLLIAIVGSAAVALTVLYLTHGFTPSTSVAVLGTLSALALTGLLSALAVSTMHLTGFTDDLSAALGQTYAVNMEGLLLAGIVIGSLGVLDDVTVTQAATVAELSRANPEYRGRNLYRAGSRVGRSHIASVVNTIVLAYAGSSLPLLILIIANSDGLGNVLTDQIVAQEIVRSLVATIGLVAAVPVTTALAALVARGRW, via the coding sequence ATGGGCGCCCACCACCCCCGACACTCCAGTGCCGAGGACTCCTCCGGCCTGCACCGGCTCGCGCTGCTGGTCATCGCGCCCCTGGCGGTCATCACCCTCGTGGCGATGCTCTGGCTGTGGCCGGACCCGCTGCCCGAGCCCGAGGGGCAGAGCCGGCTGCCGGAGGTGACGGGCACGGTCACCGGTGTGGACCGGGTCGAGTGCGAGGAGGAGCTGCCCGACGAGGTCAACGGCTGCGGGACGGCGTACGTCGCCCTCGACGACGCGTTCCTGACCGGTGACCTCGCCCGCGGCGGTGACCTCGAGGTGCCGCTGCCCAACGGGCCCGGTGCGCCGGAGGTCTCCGAGGGCGACGGGGTGGTCCTGATCAGCACCGAGACCCCGGACGGGACGACCTGGGCGGTCGTCGACCACCAGCGCGGCTCGCAGCTGTGGATGCTGGCGCTGGCGTTCGTCGTGGCGCTGATCGCGTTCGGCCGGCTGCGCGGGGTGACGGCGCTGGTCGGCCTCGGGGTGACCTTCCTGGTGCTGGTGCTCTTCGTGGTGCCGGCGATCCTGGGCGGCGACCCGCCGCTGCTGATCGCCATCGTCGGGTCCGCGGCCGTCGCGCTCACCGTCCTCTACCTCACCCACGGCTTCACCCCGTCGACCTCGGTGGCGGTCCTGGGCACGCTGTCGGCCCTGGCGCTGACCGGCCTGCTCTCGGCACTGGCGGTGTCGACCATGCACCTGACCGGGTTCACCGACGACCTCTCGGCGGCCCTCGGGCAGACCTACGCGGTCAACATGGAGGGCCTGCTGCTGGCGGGGATCGTGATCGGCTCGCTGGGCGTGCTCGACGACGTCACGGTCACGCAGGCCGCCACGGTGGCCGAGCTGTCGCGCGCCAACCCGGAGTACCGCGGGCGCAACCTCTACCGCGCCGGCTCCCGCGTCGGGCGCTCGCACATCGCGTCGGTGGTCAACACGATCGTGCTGGCCTACGCCGGCTCCTCGTTGCCCCTGCTGATCCTGATCATCGCCAACAGCGACGGGCTCGGGAACGTCCTGACCGACCAGATCGTCGCCCAGGAGATCGTGCGCAGCCTCGTGGCGACCATCGGGCTGGTCGCCGCCGTGCCGGTGACCACCGCCCTGGCGGCGTTGGTGGCCCGCGGGCGCTGGTGA
- a CDS encoding MarR family winged helix-turn-helix transcriptional regulator translates to MGEHAEGEGPVLSRSRLVRLRQEEAELRDRVKPLLDEHGLLPEHWRILAVVDDHPGITMTSLAASAVVAAASLTRHVDRLVELALVVRRIDPADRRRAVLALSSRGTDLAARLLAAEEGPDVGTTSADLADATGRA, encoded by the coding sequence GTGGGTGAGCACGCAGAAGGAGAGGGCCCGGTCCTCTCCCGCAGCCGGCTGGTGCGGCTGCGACAGGAGGAGGCCGAGCTGCGGGACCGGGTCAAGCCGCTGCTCGACGAGCACGGGCTGCTGCCCGAGCACTGGCGGATCCTCGCCGTGGTCGACGACCACCCCGGCATCACGATGACCAGCCTGGCCGCCTCCGCGGTCGTGGCCGCCGCCAGCCTGACGCGGCACGTCGACCGTCTGGTCGAGCTGGCACTCGTCGTACGTCGCATCGACCCGGCCGATCGCCGCCGCGCGGTGCTGGCGCTGTCCTCCCGGGGCACCGACCTCGCGGCTCGACTCCTGGCCGCGGAGGAGGGCCCTGACGTCGGGACCACGTCGGCCGACCTGGCCGACGCGACCGGTCGGGCCTGA
- a CDS encoding YajQ family cyclic di-GMP-binding protein: protein MADSSFDIVSKLDRQEVDNALGQAAREVATRFDFKGTGATIEWKGEKAIEITASADDRASAVLDVFKDKLVKRNVSLKVLDASEVRQSGQQSKIDITLKEGITTEDAKKIGKLIRDEGPKGVKAQVQGDELRVSSKKRDDLQAVQRLVKEQDYDFAVQFTNYR, encoded by the coding sequence GTGGCCGACTCGTCCTTCGACATCGTCAGCAAGCTCGACCGCCAGGAGGTCGACAACGCGCTGGGCCAGGCGGCCCGCGAGGTGGCGACCCGCTTCGACTTCAAGGGCACCGGCGCCACTATCGAGTGGAAGGGCGAGAAGGCGATCGAGATCACCGCCTCGGCCGACGACCGCGCCAGCGCGGTGCTCGACGTCTTCAAGGACAAGCTGGTCAAGCGCAACGTGTCGTTGAAGGTGCTCGACGCCTCCGAGGTCCGCCAGTCCGGTCAGCAGTCGAAGATCGACATCACGCTGAAGGAGGGCATCACCACCGAGGACGCGAAGAAGATCGGCAAGCTGATCCGCGACGAGGGCCCCAAGGGCGTCAAGGCGCAGGTCCAGGGCGACGAGCTGCGGGTCTCCTCCAAGAAGCGCGACGACCTGCAGGCCGTGCAGCGCCTGGTCAAGGAGCAGGACTACGACTTCGCGGTGCAGTTCACCAACTACCGCTGA
- a CDS encoding urease subunit alpha — MVEISRAQYAALYGPTVGDQVRLGDTDLWIEVERDLTVGGEEAVFGGGKSIRESMAQSVRTSAEGALDTVVTNAIVLDHGGVVVADVGVRGGRIVALGRAGNPDVADGVHPDLVIGPGTDVVSGEGRILTAGAIDSHVHLISRSQLVEALATGITTVVGGGTGPSEGSKATTVTPGAWHLGTVHRALDTVPVNLLLLAKGNTVSTGGLREQALAGAAGFKVHEDWGSTPAAIDAALRAADEFGLQVALHSDSLNEIGYVDSTIGAIAGRSIHAFHTEGAGGGHAPDILTVASLSHVIPGSTNPTLPHTVNTVAEHLDMLMVCHHLNPAVPEDLAFAESRIRATTIAAEDLLHDLGALSITSSDAQAMGRIGEVVCRTWQVAHVMKNRFGRHGDLTEGPADNARATRYVAKYTINPAVAHGIDHEVGSVEPGKMADLVLWDPRFFGIRPDVVMKSGALVWGALGDPNASIPTPQPVLMRPTLVDDGSPHAVTFVSPAALDDGVEERLGLRRSLAPVRPTREVGKAQMVNNTYLPRIDIDPETFAIDVDGERVESAPATELPLAQLYCLF, encoded by the coding sequence ATGGTCGAGATCTCCCGGGCGCAGTACGCAGCGCTGTACGGCCCCACCGTCGGCGACCAGGTGCGCCTGGGCGACACCGACTTGTGGATCGAGGTCGAGCGGGACCTCACCGTCGGCGGCGAGGAGGCGGTCTTCGGCGGCGGCAAGTCGATCCGCGAGTCGATGGCCCAGTCGGTGCGCACCTCGGCCGAGGGTGCCCTGGACACGGTCGTCACCAACGCGATCGTGCTGGACCACGGCGGGGTCGTCGTCGCCGACGTCGGCGTCCGCGGCGGACGCATCGTCGCCCTGGGGCGGGCCGGCAACCCCGACGTCGCCGACGGCGTGCACCCCGACCTGGTCATCGGTCCCGGAACCGACGTGGTCTCCGGGGAGGGCCGGATCCTGACGGCCGGGGCGATCGACTCCCACGTGCACCTCATCTCCCGCTCGCAGCTGGTCGAGGCGCTGGCCACCGGCATCACCACGGTCGTCGGCGGCGGCACCGGGCCGTCCGAGGGCTCGAAGGCCACGACGGTCACACCGGGCGCCTGGCACCTCGGCACCGTGCACCGGGCGCTGGACACCGTGCCGGTCAACCTGCTGCTGCTGGCCAAGGGCAACACCGTCAGCACCGGTGGCCTGCGTGAGCAGGCCCTGGCCGGGGCGGCCGGGTTCAAGGTCCACGAGGACTGGGGCTCGACGCCGGCGGCGATCGACGCGGCCCTTCGGGCAGCCGACGAGTTCGGCCTGCAGGTTGCCCTGCACTCGGACTCGCTCAACGAGATCGGCTACGTCGACTCGACCATCGGTGCCATCGCCGGCCGCTCGATCCACGCCTTCCACACCGAGGGGGCCGGCGGTGGTCACGCCCCCGACATCCTCACCGTCGCCTCCCTGTCCCACGTGATCCCCGGGTCGACCAACCCGACGCTGCCGCACACCGTCAACACCGTCGCCGAGCACCTCGACATGCTGATGGTCTGCCACCACCTCAATCCGGCGGTGCCCGAGGACCTCGCCTTCGCCGAGTCCCGTATCCGCGCGACGACGATCGCGGCCGAGGACCTGCTGCACGACCTCGGCGCCCTGTCGATCACCTCCTCCGACGCCCAGGCGATGGGCCGGATCGGTGAGGTGGTCTGCCGCACCTGGCAGGTGGCTCACGTGATGAAGAACCGCTTCGGCCGGCACGGCGACCTGACCGAAGGACCGGCCGACAACGCCCGCGCCACGAGGTACGTCGCCAAATACACGATCAACCCCGCGGTGGCCCACGGCATCGACCACGAGGTCGGCTCGGTGGAGCCCGGCAAGATGGCCGACCTGGTGCTGTGGGACCCCCGCTTCTTCGGCATCCGCCCCGACGTCGTGATGAAGTCCGGCGCGCTGGTCTGGGGCGCCCTCGGTGACCCCAACGCCTCCATCCCCACGCCCCAGCCGGTGCTGATGCGCCCGACGCTGGTCGACGACGGGAGCCCGCACGCGGTCACCTTCGTCTCCCCCGCCGCGTTGGACGACGGCGTGGAGGAGCGTCTCGGGCTGAGGCGCTCGCTCGCGCCCGTGCGGCCGACACGGGAGGTCGGCAAGGCGCAGATGGTCAACAACACCTACCTGCCCCGCATCGACATCGACCCGGAGACCTTCGCCATCGACGTCGACGGCGAGCGGGTCGAGTCCGCGCCCGCGACCGAACTGCCGCTCGCGCAGCTCTACTGCCTGTTCTGA
- the ureB gene encoding urease subunit beta, which produces MSGSSSEGPGAVRVRSGTIELNGDRGPEERLVLVVTNTGDRPVQIGSHVHLADVNDALALDREAARGFRLDVPSGTSQRFEPGASREVAAVALKGARQVPGIRVRAGGQGTDGGAA; this is translated from the coding sequence ATGAGCGGCAGCAGCAGCGAGGGACCGGGCGCGGTGCGCGTCCGGTCGGGCACCATCGAGCTCAACGGTGACCGTGGCCCGGAGGAGCGACTGGTGCTGGTGGTGACCAACACCGGTGACCGTCCGGTGCAGATCGGCTCGCACGTGCACCTCGCCGACGTCAACGACGCCCTCGCCCTGGACCGCGAGGCCGCCCGCGGCTTCCGCCTCGACGTGCCCTCGGGCACCTCCCAGCGATTCGAGCCGGGCGCCTCGCGCGAGGTAGCGGCCGTCGCCCTGAAGGGCGCACGGCAGGTGCCGGGCATCCGCGTCCGCGCGGGCGGCCAAGGCACGGACGGCGGGGCGGCCTGA
- a CDS encoding ATP-binding cassette domain-containing protein, which translates to MLELRGVTAGYGRTRVLEDVDVVVEQGGAAAIMGHNGAGKTTLLRVAVGLLPVMKGRVLLDGQDVTRLRPSARVRRGLGYVPQGQLSFPQMTTLENLQLVTTEKAAIDEVLDTFPALRGLLPRRAGLLSGGQRQQLSIARTLLTRPRMLILDEPTEGIQPNVVAEIESVITDLTRRGDLSVLLVEQHVGFALRATQSYYVLESGRITSSGEGGPGAVDAVRAAMAV; encoded by the coding sequence GTGCTTGAGCTGCGAGGGGTCACCGCCGGCTACGGCCGGACCAGGGTGCTCGAGGACGTGGACGTCGTGGTCGAACAGGGCGGCGCCGCCGCGATCATGGGCCACAACGGCGCCGGCAAGACCACCCTGCTGCGCGTGGCGGTCGGCCTGCTCCCGGTCATGAAGGGGCGGGTGCTGCTCGACGGGCAGGACGTGACGAGGCTGCGACCGAGCGCGCGCGTGCGACGCGGCCTGGGCTACGTCCCCCAGGGCCAGCTGTCGTTCCCGCAGATGACCACCCTGGAGAACCTCCAGCTCGTCACCACCGAGAAGGCGGCCATCGACGAGGTGCTCGACACCTTCCCGGCGCTGCGGGGGCTGCTCCCGCGCCGGGCCGGGCTGCTCTCCGGGGGGCAGCGCCAGCAGCTCTCGATCGCCCGCACCCTGCTGACCCGGCCGAGGATGCTCATCCTCGACGAGCCCACCGAGGGCATCCAGCCCAACGTCGTCGCCGAGATCGAGTCGGTCATCACCGACCTCACCCGGCGCGGGGACCTGTCGGTGCTGCTGGTCGAGCAGCACGTCGGCTTCGCGCTACGGGCCACGCAGAGCTACTACGTGCTCGAGTCCGGGCGGATCACCAGCAGCGGCGAGGGCGGCCCCGGCGCCGTGGACGCGGTCCGCGCGGCGATGGCCGTCTGA
- the ureG gene encoding urease accessory protein UreG: protein MPEPTPTPGFTLSTATSAPSRAMRLGVCGPVGTGKSSLIALLCRELSDRLELGVVTNDIYTDEDARFLRSAGVLDADRIRAVETGACPHTAIRDDITANAMAIEELEEDYDHRLEMVLVESGGDNLTATFSPALVDVQVFVLDVAGGGDVARKGGPGIERADLLVVNKTDLGPFVGVDVPRMVADATAARDHRPVIGLSRTDRDSIDRLLTWVDGRLAEHRAGSLVPVDPGPMAAHSHAHEHTHTHDQGGEPVGVHHH, encoded by the coding sequence ATGCCTGAGCCCACTCCCACCCCCGGCTTCACCCTCAGCACCGCCACGTCCGCTCCCTCCCGGGCGATGCGCCTGGGCGTCTGCGGTCCCGTCGGCACCGGCAAGAGCTCGCTGATCGCGCTGCTGTGCCGGGAGCTGTCGGACCGCCTCGAGCTCGGCGTGGTCACCAACGACATCTACACCGACGAGGACGCCCGCTTCCTGCGCTCGGCCGGGGTCCTCGACGCCGACCGGATCCGCGCGGTGGAGACCGGTGCCTGCCCGCACACGGCGATCCGCGACGACATCACCGCCAACGCGATGGCGATCGAGGAGCTCGAGGAGGACTACGACCACCGGCTGGAGATGGTGCTCGTGGAGTCCGGCGGCGACAACCTCACCGCGACCTTCTCCCCGGCCCTGGTCGACGTGCAGGTCTTCGTCCTCGACGTCGCCGGCGGCGGCGACGTCGCCCGCAAGGGCGGGCCGGGGATCGAGCGCGCCGACCTGCTGGTCGTGAACAAGACGGACCTCGGACCGTTCGTCGGTGTCGACGTGCCCCGGATGGTCGCGGACGCGACCGCGGCGCGCGACCACCGCCCGGTGATCGGCCTCTCCCGCACCGACCGCGACAGCATCGACCGCCTGCTGACCTGGGTCGACGGCCGCCTCGCGGAGCACCGCGCCGGCAGCCTGGTCCCGGTCGATCCCGGCCCGATGGCCGCCCACAGCCACGCGCACGAGCACACCCACACCCACGACCAGGGGGGCGAGCCGGTCGGTGTCCACCACCACTGA
- a CDS encoding substrate-binding domain-containing protein gives MTRPVAPADVVSVAFVVPLQGPTGIYGPSCLACGELAVEQLNASTGIAGRQVELVVVDAGRDPALVAEDVRRLVDSGRVQAVAGWHISAVRQAVTRVVGGRVVYAFAAMHEGGDATPGVFMIGERPLNQLLPAAHWMREELSVGRWAIIGNDYVFPRVTGATARLALEDTPSEVVSETYVPLGTTDFAAVIGDLSQRPVDGVIMLLMGQDAVHFNRQFARAGLSAQLPRLSPAVEENTLLAGGAAANEGLFAAAAYFDGMATAESAELARAYYSRWGRWAPALNAVGESCYEAMLFLARLGEVCGSLDVRRVSAMESGQFWSSPRGLVRLDGNLVDQDVYVARADGLEFRVADQIARAH, from the coding sequence GTGACCCGACCCGTCGCCCCCGCCGACGTCGTGTCGGTGGCCTTCGTCGTGCCGCTGCAGGGTCCCACCGGCATCTACGGGCCCTCCTGCCTGGCCTGCGGTGAGCTCGCCGTGGAGCAGCTCAACGCGAGCACGGGCATCGCCGGGCGTCAGGTGGAGCTGGTGGTGGTCGACGCCGGCCGCGACCCTGCCCTGGTCGCCGAGGACGTACGCCGGTTGGTGGACTCCGGCCGCGTACAGGCCGTCGCCGGGTGGCACATCTCGGCGGTGCGCCAGGCCGTGACGCGGGTCGTCGGCGGCCGCGTGGTCTACGCCTTTGCCGCCATGCACGAGGGCGGGGACGCGACGCCCGGCGTCTTCATGATCGGCGAGCGCCCGCTCAACCAGCTGCTCCCCGCGGCGCACTGGATGCGCGAGGAGCTCTCGGTCGGTCGCTGGGCGATCATCGGCAACGACTACGTCTTCCCCCGCGTCACCGGCGCGACGGCACGCCTTGCGCTCGAGGACACGCCCTCGGAGGTCGTCAGCGAGACCTACGTTCCACTGGGGACGACCGACTTCGCAGCCGTCATCGGCGACCTGTCGCAGCGCCCGGTCGACGGCGTCATCATGCTCCTGATGGGGCAGGACGCCGTGCACTTCAACCGGCAGTTCGCCCGCGCGGGCCTCTCCGCGCAGCTGCCGCGGCTCAGCCCCGCGGTGGAGGAGAACACCCTGCTCGCGGGCGGCGCGGCCGCCAACGAGGGCCTCTTCGCGGCCGCGGCCTACTTCGACGGGATGGCGACGGCCGAGAGCGCCGAGCTGGCCCGCGCGTACTACTCCCGCTGGGGGCGTTGGGCGCCGGCGCTGAACGCGGTCGGGGAGTCCTGCTACGAGGCGATGCTCTTCCTGGCGCGTCTCGGCGAGGTGTGCGGCTCGCTGGACGTGCGGCGGGTCAGCGCGATGGAGTCGGGACAGTTCTGGTCCAGCCCCCGCGGACTCGTGCGGCTGGACGGCAACCTGGTCGACCAGGACGTCTACGTCGCCCGAGCGGACGGCCTGGAGTTCCGGGTCGCCGACCAGATCGCCCGGGCGCACTAG
- a CDS encoding sulfate/molybdate ABC transporter ATP-binding protein, translated as MSIDVRGVSKRFGDFVALDDVSVSIPSGGLTALLGPSGGGKSTLLRVIAGLESADSGSVHIEGVEATRLPPQKRNVGFVFQHYAVFKHMTVARNVAFGLEIRKRPRAEVAARVQELLELVHLSQFGHRLPSQLSGGQRQRMALARALAVEPTVLLLDEPFGALDAKVRKELRDWLRRLHDEVHVTTVFVTHDQEEALEVADEIVVVNQGRVEQVGTPDQLYDEPANDFVMGFLGEVTTLGGLVLRPHDIEVDRGPGRAGAHEAVVTRVLRVGFEVRVSAETVGGERVTVLMTRTHARALEVGEGATLWLTPAVGAATVPSMPVRLGAGVPA; from the coding sequence ATGAGCATCGACGTCCGTGGCGTCTCCAAGCGGTTCGGCGACTTCGTCGCCCTCGACGACGTGTCCGTCTCCATCCCCTCCGGCGGGCTGACGGCCCTCCTGGGGCCGTCCGGAGGGGGCAAGTCGACTCTGCTGCGCGTCATCGCCGGCCTCGAGAGCGCCGACTCCGGGTCGGTGCACATCGAGGGCGTCGAGGCGACCCGGCTGCCACCCCAGAAGCGCAACGTCGGCTTCGTCTTCCAGCACTACGCGGTGTTCAAGCACATGACCGTGGCCAGGAACGTGGCCTTCGGGCTCGAGATCCGCAAGCGGCCCAGGGCCGAGGTGGCCGCACGGGTGCAGGAGCTGCTCGAGCTCGTGCACCTCTCCCAGTTCGGGCACCGGCTGCCCTCCCAGCTCTCCGGGGGGCAGCGGCAGCGGATGGCGCTGGCCAGGGCCCTCGCGGTCGAGCCGACGGTGCTGCTGCTCGACGAGCCCTTCGGCGCGCTCGACGCGAAGGTCCGCAAGGAGCTGCGCGACTGGCTGCGCCGACTGCACGACGAGGTGCACGTGACGACCGTCTTCGTCACCCACGACCAGGAGGAGGCCCTGGAGGTCGCCGACGAGATCGTCGTGGTGAACCAGGGCCGCGTGGAGCAGGTCGGCACCCCGGACCAGCTCTACGACGAGCCGGCCAACGACTTCGTCATGGGTTTCCTGGGTGAGGTCACCACGCTGGGCGGGCTCGTGCTGCGGCCGCACGACATCGAGGTCGACCGCGGTCCCGGTCGCGCGGGCGCGCACGAGGCCGTGGTCACCCGCGTCCTCCGGGTGGGCTTCGAGGTGCGGGTCAGCGCGGAGACCGTCGGAGGCGAGCGCGTCACGGTCCTGATGACGCGCACGCACGCTCGTGCCCTGGAGGTCGGGGAGGGTGCGACGCTGTGGCTGACCCCGGCGGTGGGGGCGGCCACGGTGCCGTCCATGCCGGTGCGCCTGGGGGCGGGCGTGCCGGCCTGA
- a CDS encoding urease accessory protein UreD: MSTTTEAAGALGRLGRTRVRVSPGVGGARCRVRTSVTGTDPTVPTVRPVLTHHDARRARLSLVPEGALLLAGDRIELDVTVDPGASLEIVEPGGTVAYDMRGQDASWHVDVRVAAGAALTWAGEPFVVAAGAEVDRRTRVRFAEGAHLAIRETLVLGRAHEAPGRVSLRTDVRSDVRRVLAEDLALDACTTPSLLGRSRVMESVLLVLPAPLSGGPDEDRFDLAAPGATLWRRLAGASHEASTATAWQHARAAVLDAPLPGEER, encoded by the coding sequence GTGTCCACCACCACTGAGGCCGCTGGCGCGCTCGGGCGCCTGGGACGCACCCGGGTGCGGGTCTCGCCCGGCGTGGGTGGGGCACGATGCCGGGTGCGGACGTCGGTCACCGGGACCGACCCCACCGTGCCGACCGTGCGCCCCGTCCTCACCCACCACGACGCCAGGCGCGCGCGGCTCAGCTTGGTCCCGGAGGGGGCGCTGCTGCTCGCCGGCGATCGGATCGAGCTCGACGTCACCGTCGACCCGGGCGCTTCCCTGGAGATCGTCGAACCGGGCGGGACCGTCGCCTACGACATGCGCGGTCAGGACGCCTCCTGGCACGTCGACGTCCGGGTCGCCGCCGGGGCGGCCCTGACCTGGGCGGGCGAGCCGTTCGTCGTCGCCGCCGGCGCGGAGGTCGATCGACGCACCCGGGTGCGCTTCGCCGAGGGCGCGCACCTGGCGATACGGGAGACGCTGGTGCTGGGCCGTGCCCACGAGGCGCCGGGGCGGGTGTCGCTGCGGACCGACGTCCGCTCCGACGTACGCCGGGTGCTGGCCGAGGACCTCGCGCTCGACGCCTGCACGACGCCCTCGCTGCTCGGGCGGTCGCGGGTGATGGAGAGCGTGCTGCTGGTCCTGCCCGCACCGCTCAGTGGCGGGCCGGACGAGGACCGCTTCGACCTGGCGGCACCCGGGGCCACCCTGTGGCGACGCCTGGCCGGCGCCTCGCACGAGGCCAGCACCGCGACCGCCTGGCAGCACGCGCGCGCCGCGGTGCTCGACGCCCCCCTGCCGGGCGAGGAGCGCTAG